In the Nitrospira sp. genome, one interval contains:
- a CDS encoding (2Fe-2S) ferredoxin domain-containing protein, with translation MPKPKHHILVCTNARPPGHPKPSCGGQGSAQLLMTFNMGLMQRGIMPGEVLVTGSSCLGPCEQGPTVVVYPEGTWYSKVTEADVATILDEHIKGGKPAEKLNPDSIWK, from the coding sequence ATGCCGAAACCGAAACATCATATCCTTGTCTGCACCAACGCCCGTCCGCCGGGCCACCCGAAACCGTCCTGCGGCGGCCAGGGTTCTGCACAATTGCTGATGACCTTCAACATGGGTCTCATGCAGCGCGGGATCATGCCGGGCGAAGTACTGGTCACCGGTTCGTCCTGCCTGGGCCCCTGCGAACAGGGACCGACCGTCGTGGTCTATCCCGAAGGCACCTGGTATTCCAAGGTCACGGAAGCGGATGTTGCGACCATCCTCGATGAACACATCAAGGGCGGAAAGCCGGCCGAAAAGTTGAATCCTGACAGCATCTGGAAATAG
- a CDS encoding CBS domain-containing protein translates to MATVSQIMNKKPQSVGPTTSVRGAAKKMRTLRVSSLLIKKGKNHVGIVTDTDLVRKGLATNQDVGKLTVEQVMTSPLCTIESNQDVDDAQDMMGDLGVRHLAVTKGGSIVGVVSVRDLLMHYKRYAQSRLADKQTYSEPKISQD, encoded by the coding sequence GTCCGACGACCTCCGTTCGCGGTGCGGCGAAGAAGATGCGCACCCTGCGGGTCAGCTCCCTCCTGATCAAGAAGGGGAAAAATCATGTCGGCATCGTGACCGATACGGATCTGGTGCGGAAGGGATTGGCCACCAATCAAGACGTGGGCAAGCTCACGGTCGAGCAGGTGATGACGTCTCCGCTGTGCACCATCGAGAGTAACCAGGATGTCGATGACGCGCAGGATATGATGGGCGACCTCGGTGTGCGCCACCTCGCGGTGACCAAGGGTGGCTCGATCGTCGGCGTGGTATCGGTGCGCGATCTCTTGATGCATTACAAGCGATACGCGCAATCGAGATTGGCGGATAAGCAGACGTACTCTGAACCCAAGATCAGCCAAGACTAA
- a CDS encoding gamma-glutamylcyclotransferase, whose protein sequence is MKFFFYADNLNPSQLKRRAPEHKFLFPAYLPDHSVQFCRWSTQWRCGLASVVPSPGEKVWGAVFEITDEDLKILDEFENDVPQGAYRHLPVTVITEEGEKLLVTTHAANPIGKFKPKEHYIDWVLKGLKQWKLPEDCIEQWKAYKPA, encoded by the coding sequence ATGAAGTTCTTCTTTTACGCGGACAATTTGAACCCGTCGCAGCTCAAGCGCCGAGCCCCGGAGCATAAGTTTCTCTTCCCGGCCTATCTCCCCGACCATAGCGTGCAGTTTTGCCGCTGGTCGACGCAGTGGCGCTGCGGTCTGGCGAGCGTCGTGCCGTCGCCCGGAGAAAAAGTCTGGGGAGCCGTCTTCGAAATCACCGACGAAGATCTTAAGATCCTCGACGAATTCGAAAACGACGTACCGCAAGGCGCATACCGCCACCTACCGGTGACCGTCATCACGGAAGAAGGCGAAAAGTTGCTGGTCACCACCCATGCCGCGAACCCCATCGGCAAGTTCAAGCCCAAAGAACATTATATCGATTGGGTCCTCAAGGGCCTCAAACAGTGGAAGCTGCCCGAAGACTGCATCGAACAGTGGAAAGCCTATAAGCCAGCCTGA
- a CDS encoding Rieske 2Fe-2S domain-containing protein codes for MSSNTDYVTVAQVDQVPPGTCRTVEVDGIFLALCNVNGTFRAVDNTCPHAGGPLGEGCLEGDWIECPWHGWRLNVFTGERRENPEIRVACVEVRVEGSNVQVKVPLTL; via the coding sequence ATGAGCTCGAACACCGACTACGTCACCGTGGCCCAAGTGGATCAGGTTCCGCCGGGAACCTGTCGCACGGTTGAAGTCGACGGCATCTTTCTCGCGTTGTGCAATGTGAACGGCACGTTTCGAGCCGTCGATAATACCTGCCCCCACGCAGGAGGACCGTTGGGCGAAGGCTGTCTCGAGGGGGACTGGATTGAATGTCCCTGGCACGGCTGGCGATTGAACGTGTTCACTGGCGAGCGGCGGGAGAATCCCGAGATCCGCGTCGCCTGCGTCGAGGTGCGCGTCGAAGGTTCGAATGTGCAGGTGAAGGTGCCGCTTACATTGTAG
- a CDS encoding MogA/MoaB family molybdenum cofactor biosynthesis protein: protein MSTPSHKEHKQHTPRSVGCMVITCSDTRTPETDTSGQLIQKLLKENGHTIAAYHLVKDEPAQIRARITEGVANDSVQAIIINGGTGISRRDSTFEAVDAMLEKRLDGFGEVFRFLTYQDIGSPAIMSRATAGIIKGRVLFSTPGSENAVRLAMEKLILPELGHLVKELTK, encoded by the coding sequence ATGAGCACCCCGAGCCACAAAGAACACAAACAGCACACGCCCCGCTCCGTCGGCTGCATGGTCATCACCTGCAGCGACACCCGCACGCCCGAGACCGATACCAGTGGTCAGTTGATCCAAAAGCTCTTGAAGGAGAACGGGCACACGATCGCGGCCTATCACCTCGTCAAGGATGAGCCGGCTCAGATCAGGGCACGGATCACGGAGGGTGTGGCCAATGACTCCGTGCAGGCCATCATCATCAACGGCGGAACGGGAATCTCGCGGCGGGACTCCACGTTCGAAGCCGTGGATGCGATGCTGGAAAAACGACTGGATGGATTCGGCGAAGTCTTTCGGTTTCTGACCTATCAGGACATCGGCTCACCGGCCATCATGAGCCGCGCCACGGCCGGGATTATTAAAGGCCGCGTCCTCTTCTCCACCCCAGGCTCCGAAAACGCCGTGCGCCTGGCGATGGAAAAACTTATCCTCCCCGAACTCGGTCACCTCGTCAAAGAACTCACCAAGTAG